The Longibacter salinarum genome includes the window CGCGGGGACGACCACGGAGCCGAACACCTACCGGTTCACCGACCGCGACCTACCCTACGAGACAGAGACCGTCACGTACCGCCTACGGCAGGTCGACATCGATGGAAGCGAGACGTTTTCGGAGACGCTCGTCACGGAGCGAAACGCGGTAGACCAACTCACGCTTCTCGGCACCTATCCCAATCCAGCCCGGACGAGCGCAACCGCGCGCCTGGCCGTCCCCGAAGGCGTGGATGATGCACAGCTCGTCATATACGACCTCCTCGGTCGCAAGGTGCGCGATCTGCCCGTGAGCGGTTCGGGCCGCCACACGCTAACGCTGCAAACCCACGGCCTCGCGGCCGGCATGTACTTCCTCCGTCTCACTGGCGGCGGACAGGTCCGGACACAGAAGCTAACCGTCGTACGATGACGCGCATTTGGTGTTATCGCGTTGGAGCGTTCACAGCTGGTTCGTCTCGGTTGTCTCGACATGCTGAGAGCGATGCGGATCAGGCCGTTTGCTGGGATCCTGCAGGCGCGCGGTGCGACGTTCCTCTACCACGGCTACGCCCCTCTGAATCGGCGGTATCGGACGGATATCGCGGTATGCGTACGGTGAAACGCGATCCTTGCCCCTTCTCGCTCTCCAACCGGATGCGGCCATCCATTTTCTCCGTCAGGGTACGTGCGATCGCCAGGCCCAGCCCCACGCCGTCAAACTCACGCTTGTCCCCGCCGGATTCCTGCTCGAATGCGTCGTAGAGCCGAGGAAAGAACGCCGGATCGATACCGACACCCGTATCCTCGACCTCAACAATCACATCCCGTTCGTCCCCGATCAGCCGCACGGTAACCGCTCCCCCTTCATCCGTAAACTTGATGGCGTTGCTCAGAAGATGCCCCAGGATGCGCTGAAACGCAGGACGATCCGCGTGTGCCTGAATCGGACGATCCGGCAACTCCACATCGAGCGTCAGATTCTCATAGGCGGCTTCCTCCCGGTACCGGTCTGCCACTTCCTTGACGGCTATCGAAGCAGAAAAGCGCTCCGTCTCCAGCATCATCGAGTCCGACTCAAGTTGCGCAAAGTGAAGCAAGGACTCGAGCGCATCGCCCAGGCGGCGGCCACTCTCGTTGATGTACCTCAGGAGCTGCTTGGTCGATTCATCGGGATCTTGCGAGAGCAGTGTGTCGGAAAACCCAATGATTGCTGTCAGCGGCGTTCGAAATTCATGGTTCATGTTGGCGAGAAATGCGGACTTCAGGCGGTTCATTTCCTCTGCCTCGGCCCGGGCTCGCTCCAGTTCTTCCGTCCGCCGCTCGACTTCGTGCCGGAGCGACCAGTTCCACGCCGCCCCGGCTCCCAGAACCACCAACAGTCCTCCGAGAACCAGCGAGATTGAATACCACCAGGTCCCCGACTCGGGACCCGTCTCGGATGAATCGAACGAGACCCAGCGCTCATAAATCGACCGATGCGTGGACGCTGTCAGGCTACTTAAGGCCTTGTCAAGCACGCTCCGCAGCATCGCCCGGTCGTGCCGAACCCCAAACCGAAGGTTGTAAACGTAGCCCGTCGCCCCGGCGACGCGAAGGTTCGTGATCTGCGCGCGCTCGATCGTTGCGCTCGCGACGGGTAGAGACAACACCATGCCGTCGACGGAGCCGAAGGCCGTTTTTTCCAGACCGGTTCGAATATCTGGCACGATCTGGAATTCTGCACCTGGATACTGCCTGCGAAGATCGCTGTTTGCAGCATATCGGTCCACGATTGCGACCCGCACTCCATCCAGGTTGTCCATGCTGACCGGATCGGCTTGCTCTCGCACAAGCAGAACATCGGGAACGGACAGGAAGGGCTGCGTGAACGCCATGTATTCATCCCGACTCTCCGTCTTCTGGATGGCGGTCGTCAAATCCGCCTTCCCTTCCCGGATGCTGTCCAGAGCAGCCGACCACGTGGGAGCCTCGACGTGCTCGACCCGCAAGCTCAGCCGGCCTGCCACTTCCGCGAGATAGTCCGGCGCAATGCCAACCGCTTTGCCGATCTCAGAATACGACTCAACCGGAGCGTAGTCGGGGATCACCACGTGACGAATAACGGGGTTACTGTCAACCCACTCCCGTTCCTCGGCGGTTAGATCGAGCCGTCCGTCCTGGAACGCCTGGCTCTGTGCTACTGCCGGAGGACAAATCGTACACACGCCCACCCACATCAGCAGGAGAGCGTAGCGAAGCATGGCTGCGGTGTCGGCATCGATCGGCCTCGGTCGTCGAAGTGTATTCTTCATAGCCGATGAAGTCTCCCGAGTGATCGATCCGTTTAACATCAGATGTGAAGTGTCAAACATCTGATGTGTAAAATCACCATTTTATATCGATAAATCAAGACCTACCAGCGCGATCGCCCCTTGGTGCCACCGAATCATACGAGGAGCCCTGCCAAACCGGTGTATCCAGGGCTGGGACGACATGAGAAAGCCACCTCATCTGTACGACGAGGCGACCTCATTCTGCGTCCAGCCGCTTGACGCGCTTGACTCCGCGGCCGTACTGTTTACCGCGTAACAGTCACGGTGCGCGTCATCATCTGGCCTCCTGCTTCGAGCCGTAGAAAATATGTGCCGCTGGCCAGGCCGCTGACGGTCAGTTGCTGCTCCGTGCGCCCGGTGCCGCGCCCCGAGGCGATGACGCGAACCTGGCGGCCGAGAATGTCATAGAGAACCAGACGCATGTTCTCTCCTTCCGGCACGGTGTAGCGGAGCGTAGCGACGGAGTGAACCGGATTCGGAAAGGGATTCCGGAGCTCGCGGCCCGCCGCACGATCAACAGATACGACCGCCGAGAGGGTTGCCGTGCCGTCGGTGTCCATCTGGCGCAGCCGGTATTCCATCCGGTCGGCCTGATAGGGGAGGTTCGTGTCGACGAACCGATAGCGGTGCGACTCTACGGTCGAGCCCCGCCCGTCGACGAATCCGACGTTCGTCCATGCGCTTGCCTGTACCGACGGTCCGATCGCTCTTCGCTCGACGACGAAGCCGGCATTGTTCGTCTCTCCCGCCGTTTGCCACTGAACGAGGACGTTGCCATCGTCGACGATCGCAGTCAGGTCCGACAGTTCGACAGGGAGCGGATTTGACGGACTCGAGAAAACAAATTCGCTGAAATGATTGACCTCGGCGACCAACTCCGTTGTGGCCCCGTTCGATTCGACGGTCGTGGGAAGAGCCCTGAACGCTCCCGAACCCGTCCCCGGTCGGGAGTACGCGGTAATATCGCTCGGGTCGGTTACCCCTCTGAACTGACTTAGGTCGAAGCGCACGGTTGTACCGCTGCCGATGCTCATCCCGGGTTCAGTCGCGATCACGATTCGGTAGTCGCTGACGTTCTCTTCGTCC containing:
- a CDS encoding T9SS type A sorting domain-containing protein, whose translation is MRYSRLRFILSLLFLTLGTTLAARPASAQLALRASHVGSGHGAMTGSNYSLRGSAGQPATGIVGSDPYVGQGFWYAVRNENVRLPVELAAFTARPDGEAVHLVWQTVSETGNDGFYVQRQTESGTFSDVDFVAGAGTTTEPNTYRFTDRDLPYETETVTYRLRQVDIDGSETFSETLVTERNAVDQLTLLGTYPNPARTSATARLAVPEGVDDAQLVIYDLLGRKVRDLPVSGSGRHTLTLQTHGLAAGMYFLRLTGGGQVRTQKLTVVR
- a CDS encoding ATP-binding protein — protein: MLRYALLLMWVGVCTICPPAVAQSQAFQDGRLDLTAEEREWVDSNPVIRHVVIPDYAPVESYSEIGKAVGIAPDYLAEVAGRLSLRVEHVEAPTWSAALDSIREGKADLTTAIQKTESRDEYMAFTQPFLSVPDVLLVREQADPVSMDNLDGVRVAIVDRYAANSDLRRQYPGAEFQIVPDIRTGLEKTAFGSVDGMVLSLPVASATIERAQITNLRVAGATGYVYNLRFGVRHDRAMLRSVLDKALSSLTASTHRSIYERWVSFDSSETGPESGTWWYSISLVLGGLLVVLGAGAAWNWSLRHEVERRTEELERARAEAEEMNRLKSAFLANMNHEFRTPLTAIIGFSDTLLSQDPDESTKQLLRYINESGRRLGDALESLLHFAQLESDSMMLETERFSASIAVKEVADRYREEAAYENLTLDVELPDRPIQAHADRPAFQRILGHLLSNAIKFTDEGGAVTVRLIGDERDVIVEVEDTGVGIDPAFFPRLYDAFEQESGGDKREFDGVGLGLAIARTLTEKMDGRIRLESEKGQGSRFTVRIPRYPSDTADSEGRSRGRGTSHRAPAGSQQTA